The proteins below come from a single Miscanthus floridulus cultivar M001 chromosome 1, ASM1932011v1, whole genome shotgun sequence genomic window:
- the LOC136501681 gene encoding uncharacterized protein C24B11.05-like: MEFEDRCHKVQEPKFDCLLFDLDDTLYPLSSGIAGHVKKNIEDYMVEKLGIDESKIENLGNLLYKNYGTTMAGLRAVGYSFDYDEYHAFVHGRLPYDNIKPDPVLKHILKNLRIRKLIFTNGDMVHAVRALKRLGLEDCFEGIICFETLNPPCPPQGDEEPEIFDIAGHFARSGTADELPKTPVLCKPNVDAMEEALRIANVNPHKAIFFDDSVRNIQAGKQIGLHTVLVGKSQRVKGADHALESIHNIREALPELWEEAEKAKEDVLYAERVAMETSVTA, translated from the exons ATGGAGTTCGAAGACCGCTGCCACAAGGTCCAGGAGCCCAAGTTCGACTGCCTGCTCTTCG ACCTCGACGACACCCTGTACCCGCTGAGCTCCGGGATCGCAGgccatgtcaagaagaacattgaag ATTACATGGTTGAGAAGCTGGGTATTGATGAGAGCAAGATCGAGAACCTGGGCAATCTGCTGTACAAGAACTACGGCACCACGATGGCTGGCCTCAGG GCGGTCGGCTACAGCTTCGATTACGATGAGTACCACGCCTTCGTCCATGGAAGGCTGCCGTACGACAACATCAAGCCCGACCCTGTTCTCAAGCACATTCTCAAGAACCTGCGCATCCGCAAACTC ATATTCACCAACGGCGATATGGTCCACGCCGTGAGAGCCCTCAAGAGGCTGGGGCTGGAGGACTGCTTCGAGGGGATCATCTGCTTCGAGACCCTGAACCCGCCGTGCCCGCCGCAGGGAGACGAGGAGCCCGAGATCTTCGACATCGCCGGCCACTTCGCCCGCTCCGGCACCGCCGACGAGCTGCCCAAGACCCCCGTCCTGTGCAAGCCCAACGTCGACGCCATGGAGGAGGCGCTCAGGATCGCCAACGTCAACCCGCACAAGGCG ATTTTCTTCGACGACAGCGTACGCAACATCCAGGCCGGGAAGCAGATCGGCCTCCACACAGTGCTGGTGGGCAAATCGCAGCGGGTGAAAGGCGCGGACCACGCGCTCGAGAGCATCCACAACATCAGGGAGGCGCTGCCGGAGCTGTGGGAGGAGGCCGAGAAGGCCAAGGAGGACGTGCTCTACGCCGAACGCGTCGCGATGGAGACCTCGGTCACCGCGTAA